The segment TTCGAGACGTGGTTGAGACAGGCGGTCGAGCTAGAGCAGCAACGTCTGCTATGTGCTCAGTGCTGTTTGCATCAGAGGCATCTTCTAATCTGCCTTACCTATGCAAGGGAGTCAAAACCTGAGACGCCAGGCCCCTCTATGTACAACGTTCCGCAAACCATGTCATCTTATCCTATTTGTCGTCGTTACTCAGCTGCGGCCCGCACGTGGCCAAGAAGCATACCACAGTGGAGAAGGGGGGGGTTCCACCAAATAAGCACGGTTTCTCCGAGAAAGCAGGGGTATCATATTTAGAATTAAAAGAAACAACTACTATTAACGGGCTCGCATTTCAAGGGCCTGTTAAGTGGGGAGTTCTGTGCTTTTTCCTGATGATTAGTATGGTAGTGGCCACGCGTTAAGTTGCGCCAACTGCAAAGCCACTGGATTGTATCAAAAGTCCCGTTAGCTCACAATTAGCGTTTCCCCACTAGAGCTGGTTTCCGCCAGGATCTCGGGATTACACGGGAATCGTAGAACGCTCTCGGCATAAGAACAGCAAGAAACCAAGCTCGCAGTCAGTCTCAGTACCTCTAAATTCAGTCCCTTAACCTTCCTTACCGTTACGATGGCCACAACAACGATTTCCCATGGGTCATATCTCACCTCGACCTCCTCAACCGTCATGGCCAGTTGCACTACAGCAGTACCAGGGATGCACGGCTACGTGCCATTCGACCCTAATACCTGCAACTCCAACTATCATTTCTACCCAAGCTTCACTGGCAATCTTGCCTTTGCCACAGTCTTCGGATTGAGCACCATTGCCCACTTGATCGAAGCAATCGCGTTTAGAAAGGTCTGACATCTATCCCCAGTAAATCCAGAAAGGAGACATTGCTGATCAAAACAAAAGAAATTCTGCTGGGTGGTCATTATGGGAGGGGCATGGGAGACAGGTGCATTCATTGCCCGAGCACTCGGCTCCCGTGACCAACAAGAGGAACAGTTTGCCTTTTGGGGGCAACTTCTCTTCATTTTGGCACCACTCTGTTCGTCACGTTAACAAATGGTATCTAAGATTCCGCTGCTAACCGTTGAATTAGGGGTGAATGCCTTTGTGTATATGACAGTCGCGCGAATGGTACATTTCGGGCTTGCCGACAAGCAAATATGGAATATCAAGGCGACCAAGCTGACCGTCCTCTTCGTTTGGATCGATGTCGTCTGCTTTCTCGTCCAAGCAGGCGGGGGTGGCATGCTGTCAAATAAAGACGAACCGAACATTGCCAGAATCGGTACAAAGGTATATACAGCTGGGGTGGCGATACAAATGACCTTTGTCATTATCTTTGGAACCATGACTGCGTGGTTCTATCGCAGAATACATCAGGTGCCTCGCTGCAACAATGGCCGAATGAAGGGTTTAACattggtgatgttggcggTATTACTTCTCATCGTGGTAGGTTTGAAGACTCAGAGATTTTGAACGAACTCATGGCACGACAAGTCACGGCTAACTTCAGAGTATTACAGGTTCGAACCATTTATCGCTTGATTGAATTCGGACCGGGCCTCAATGGAGACAACCCCTTACTAACGAAGGAAATCTATCCTTTCGCCCTCGATGCATTTCCGATGAGCTTGGCGCTGATAATGCTCAATGCCATGCATCCTGGCCTCGTTCTACGTGGGAAGGATAGCGAATTTCCCTCTCTCGGCCGAGCGGAAAGAACAGCTGTACGAAGgcagaaaaagaaggaaCGCCAACAATCAAGGACTACTAACAGTACTCGTAAAAAAAGTGAGTATATCCGTATGGAGCATATCGGATAGCAAACTAGTCGCTAGATGTTAGGACACGTCCAGCATCTTATTGTCAGTCTGCGTTTCCATCTAAAAACCTGGAAATGAGGCAATGACCGCGCAGTCATGTGTCATTTTCTTGGATTCATATACGGAGAATGACCTCCCCCTTATGGCGACGTACGTCCGCACGTCCGCGTGCTTGTTAGATTAATTAACTGTCAGACATCTCGCTGCAGGTACACAGTAGAAGTGTCTTTCGAATTAAGCGCCAGCTACAAAGCCCGGGGCTACAGTTACAGGTTATGTGGTGATGGTAGCTTGGCAGAGCCGTGAACAACACGCCATCATTGTGAGACGTAGGGAGAATAGGATGTCAATTAGGTTGTACTCACTCTTCAGCAACTAGCCTTACTTAGGGTCCAAAGAGCGGGAGTCTCGAAGGCTTCTTCGTTTTTCTCACAGCGCGCTTCACGATGCGCTTGTTAAAGCTGAAATAAGAGAGAAGGCTCCACTCTAGCAGTCTGAATTTAGGGGCAAGCACCTAAGCTTCCTAATTCAATTCCCGCTAAAATGACGTCCCTATTTCCCGTATATCGATGACTGTAAGTATGAATCCGTTTACAGATAGTCTCTGGCGCTTGATGTTTGTTCTGCTGCATAGCCATCGCATGTAAGTTTACCACATCGCGATTCCCAGGCAAATCTGATGCACTAATTTAAAAATTTAAGAATAACCTTGCATGATGAGTCTCAGGGATATCTACCCCGGCTTTAGAACTTCTGGTGACAAGGGTGAAACGGGAAACAAGGGCCACCCTGGAGGTTCGTCGTAATAGGCGAATTATACCTGATTTGAATGGCGAGCCTAACCATACTTGAATGGCGAGCCTTAACCATAGCTGGCTGTATTACGTGCTTGCGCGAGGGGGGCATTCCTGTCTGTGGGTCTAGCGCCCTTCCCTGGGAGCAGCCTCCTGATAGCTTCGCGAGGGGGAGCGGCCGCCATGTTGAAGCGGTGTTTAATTATGCTTATCTTTCGAGTCGGCCTGTGCCCTTCTCGTGTACTACCTTGACGCTTGCTTCATAGACATTCTTAGCCGCCCAGTCAACCGGCAACCGACCTCTGCGTCAAGCTGATAAGTGCATGGAGTCTTATAGTTACGGCCGCATTCACTGGACCGTTTCCCATCCCTATTGCAATAGTGTAAGAAATAAAGTCTTGGGTTCTCTTAAGCACGGCTCTTGTTGTAAACCAGTGACTCGCGGCCAAAATCAAAGCAAGGTTCAGGCATAATAGGCGGCTCTATTGTGGATATCTTCTCAACTCGGAATTCTCCATGAGGCTCTCCTGAGCTTCTTGGTTCTTTGGGGATAAGTTGAGTTGACTCATCCTTCCAGACATGCTTGAAACAAGCTGCCATCGGTCCATTTCCACAGTCTCGGGGTACCAATTTGGCATCCTTCAAGGCTTAGTTTGAATTACGGCCGTGTGAACGCGTGGCCCCTAAAACACGCCAATAGCACACTCGGTGAAGCGAATTGTCATAGTGAGGTTCTTCGGCCCTTCTATAGGGAGCTGGTGAAGCCGAAAAAGATACGTGGCCCTTGCGGTTGCCCCAGATCTCTTCTCTAACTATTGAAAAAACTCGTGAATTAATACCGAAATTCGTTAGTCACATATGGGTACATCACCGATGTCGTTCTAGTTTGACATGCCATAATCCTGGCTCCCTAAGCCACGATACTTGCGAATCATGAACACAAAGCTTTATTACGGTTGCGCACAAATGGTGCCCATTTGATGCCTATCATATTCAGTTCTATTTTTCCTATAAGTAGACGGCGCATGCCATTATGCTGGCATGGACTCAAACACGGTTGTCCTTCACTATTACCGCCTGATAATCGACTTGTCTTATCAACATATAAGTGACATTAGTGGTGTATAAATATACATCATGCTGCAACTTCGGATTCTCATCGCCAGCCTCACTATAGGTTCCTTCGCTTTGTTGGGTGCAACTGCCCAAGTGAACGACCGCAATCCGCTCACCGAGGAGTTCGGCGATTTTGCGGCAGAGACATTGGATAATTGGAAAGTCCCGGGTTTATCCATTGCTGTGATTGATGGCGACCAGGTCTTTGCTGACGTATGAACTTGATCCCTCTGCGCTCTGCAACATCGGCTTGAATGCGTGACTGTGAATAATACTGATGCAGATATAGGGATACGGCTTTTCGGCATTGCCTGATAAGCCAGCCACGCCGGAAACACTCTGGTACGGCGCTTCAACTACAAAGGCACACACTGCCGCTACCCTAGCTCACCTGATCGACTCCGGAAAGTACCCGGCTCTCGCTAACGGTTGGTCAACGACAATATCCTCTATCATTCATGACGATTTCGTTCTTCAGGACTCGTGGGCGACAGAGCATATCACACTAGACGATGCTATAAGCCATCGCACAGGGATGGCACATCACGATAAAGCCTACGCGGGGGTAGTGAAAGGAAAGGAAGCTAAGCCTAAAGATGTTGTCCGCAACTTGAGGAATCTACCCTTAACCACCGAACCACGGCTCAAGTACTCTTATACGAATCTGATGTACACCACACTCTCACATGTTATTGAGACCGTCACAGGAAAATGGCTTGGAGACGTGATGAAAGAGCTGATCTGGGCTCCGTTGGGCATGAACTCGACCTTTTTCGACTTGCAGGACGCAAACCATGCCCCTAATCAACTCGCTTCGGGTTACTACTGggacaagaaggaaggaaGATACGGTGAGGTTCCTTTTATGAACGTTACCCAGCTCAGCGGCGCCGGGGCAGTTTTCTCCAATGTCCTCGACTACGCTAAGTGGGTACAATGCCTGCTTGACGAGGCACTTCCATTCCCCAAAGAGGTGCACAAGGATATAAAGTCTCCGAGAATGCTTATATCCACGCAGCCGGATGGTTCCAGCGACATCGTCACATATGGACTAGGCTGGTCTCGCACCCTCTTTAAGGGGCATGTTATATACACTCACGGCGGAGGGGTGCATGCCTTTGGAGCCCAGGTCTATTGGTTGCCCGATATCAGTTATGGCGTGGTTGCGTTCGCGAACACGGCCATTACTTCAAATGCCGTGGAGGAAATCCTGGCATGGAAATTGATTCAGGACCGACTTGAAATCCCAGAGAACGAGCGCTTTGATGTCAAGTCTAAGTTCGTCACATCTTCTATTGTCCTACGAAATATTCACTGACTAAGATAGATATCAAAAGACCATGAAGGAGTTGGGCCCTACCGCAGATGAGTCCGTTGATATTCTCTACCCTGAGCGCCCCAATCCGCCGTTGCCCCCTACTGTGAACATCACGGAGTTGCAGGGCATATACTACGACCCAGGGTATGGACAAATTACGTTACGGGAAGAACCTCACCCTGATAGATCAGATGAGAAGATTCTTGTCGCAGACCGCCAGGAGATGACATGGAAGTACCAGATGAGGCTGCATCACGTCTCCGGTGACTATTGGATTATCTACCTGCCTTTTTTGGAGAATCCAGGGTATATGGTCGAGTTCGTAGCTGGGGAGTTCAAGATCGGAAATAATGGAAAGGCGGTTGGGCTTCAGGTGGACTGGGTCAGTCGATTTGATGATGTGGTTGAGGGAAACGTCCTATTCAAGAGGGTTGACTAGTTATAGGCGAGGTAGCAACAGCTTGGTACACCTAAATAGAAAGTAAACTTCGTGCATTTATACATTAAATGATAGTTATATTGCAATTCGGAACACCAAAGCATAGATGCGTATTGTTGTACAATAGTTGTATGTTATGGGGTAGTGTTGTACAACTTTAGTAGAGGAAAGGTAGTGTCGTACAACTTTACAACAGTTGTGCAACCATAAGGTCACGTGCAACGACCAAACGGGTAGAATTAAGGTGCCATGGCTCTATATCTTCGTCTATAGCATTCTAGTCGTCTTGTAGACCTACATCCATAGGTGCCCCATAATCTCCAGCCAGCGGATTGCATACTAGACCCAATCTACCCTCTCCGGAGGGGACAATTAGTCCTTCTCGTAGCCTGTTTCCGATACACTCCACCTTCTCAAGATTCTTCCAAGTGATTCGAAGCCGGTCCCACGAAGCAGTACGTCGAGCACCTGAGAATGCTCTCTCTGGCTCAGCTGATTCAGATGGGATGGAAAGGATATCGATAGCCATCCGACTGAGTCGTGGATACTGTGCCCGTTACTCAAGACGAGACCACCAGTCAAGAGGAGTACAGTCGATTTCAAGAGGTAAAGCGTTGATATAGGAATCCAGATTGTCTACTGTACCAAGGACTGCTTGTAATTACTAAATTACACATTTTTCGTCCGTGCGCTGACCCCCTGTCGCCTATCAACCATTCAGCATTCATGTAGGGGACTACATGATTGAAAAATACATACAAAATGAAATGGCGCTATTGAACCATAGGGGGCAACATTGATTGAAAACCAGGGGGGCAACATGTAAAGAAACCCGCCAAGTAAAATAGCCCAAAATAGTATGTATTAAAAGGCAGCATTCAGGTATGTATTTTTCCAAAGTATGAAATAATGTAAATCCAAATTACGCTGTTGCGATAAGTTTGAAGTTTGGTGATTTTTTTTTTGATGTGGTTgtcgagattgagattgTGTTATGTGATTGGCCAGGCTGCATGGACCGTGCATTTCGGTACATTGAGGAGAGACAAGTAGCCATTTGGGGTAGGGGATAGCATGGGAATACCGATTTGCAGTAAGGGTTACCAATCCAAGCcataatatattaaaagcAGATTAACCAACAAAGTTAAGTTTCCAGTTCAGAGGGATTCAATATATTTAAATCCAGTCAGGTTTAGATCATATTATAAGtgtattatatagtatatttaGCAGAGAATGTTTAGCAGGGAATGTAgaaaagtataatataagggtGATTCCATTAGCCAGGCAAGAACCAACCAGCCAGTCCAACGAGTCAGATATAACCCTAATCAAGCATGTAGACAagaaatgcgccgcatttccacTTCTGCACCAATCAGAATCTCCATATTCTTACCACAAATTTCTCCCCATGGCTGCAGCATACAGGATGGCCTCGCTTAATTCATGGCCGACCGCTTGGCATCATTGCGGCCACGGTAAAAAAGCCCAAACCAACATGGAACGAAGACTATTTGTTGGGCCAATGGTACGATACAGTACCCCGGAGTCCAGCTGCCGTAGAAGCCCGGCTTCGAGTTATACTGCGTGGTGTCGGCCTCATGGTTGATCGAGCCACGTTCAACTTGGCCAAGACTTCATACTGATCTCGATGCTGGTTGAATACCTACTAGAAAGATGACTTTTGACCCCACAAATTCAAAGTTGAGAACTGCCTGAAAAGATATGTTGATGTATGGAAAAGGTTCATTTGTTATGTGTTTAGAGTTCAACATTTTGAAACacatcagcagcaagatATATACAGCTTACGACTCGGACGCGATGAAACCATCATGATGTGTCATATACGATATCTGGTTGCTCTTCTACAACGCGAGGCTGTGAACTCTAACTGGAACGTGGATAAAGGACATAAGgaagataaggataagcCTAGCGACTGTAGTAATAGAGATAAGTATGAAGATAAAGATGACGATCGTGATGGAGCTAACAAGGAATGGTATTAACAAGTACGACCGAGTCGAGACTAAGAATCATGCCAACAAAAACGATAAACATtgcacttgttaaggatTTGGGTGAAGATAGGGCCACATCCTTAATACgtgtatgccaagaaagtatgatgacaaaggaagatTTCTGCGTAGCCGCTGAGTTTATTGTGTATTTAATGACGGGGCAGTACAAGAGACTCCATCTCAAGGCGACCACAGGCTGACCCCCTCACCGACTGCAGCGATCAACCTCGCAATAGGCGGGACCATCAGAATTTGTTGACTCTGATCTCTTCACAAGGTATCTCGGTGTACCAGAGTAGGTATTTGAGTCATGTTGCTTGCTTTTAGTGGTCCTCTGCTGCAAAGTCCGCTTCGCGTTATTGCGCACTTTTTCAGCGATGCACTTCAAGAGCTTCCTgtgagcttctcgagcttccGCATCGTCCTCGTCAGAGATTTCCGGTAAACGCCAATTTGGGTACAGATTCAGATGTGACGGCCGAACTTGTATCTGACTCTGTGAGTGCGAGCTGAAGTAATAGTGACATAAGCGACAAGTTGGCTTGCTGGCGCCGATGTATTGCCATTGCCGCCAAAATCTATTTGGCCTTGTGATT is part of the Fusarium oxysporum Fo47 chromosome VII, complete sequence genome and harbors:
- a CDS encoding beta-lactamase/transpeptidase-like protein, whose product is MLQLRILIASLTIGSFALLGATAQVNDRNPLTEEFGDFAAETLDNWKVPGLSIAVIDGDQVFADGYGFSALPDKPATPETLWYGASTTKAHTAATLAHLIDSGKYPALANGWSTTISSIIHDDFVLQDSWATEHITLDDAISHRTGMAHHDKAYAGVVKGKEAKPKDVVRNLRNLPLTTEPRLKYSYTNLMYTTLSHVIETVTGKWLGDVMKELIWAPLGMNSTFFDLQDANHAPNQLASGYYWDKKEGRYGEVPFMNVTQLSGAGAVFSNVLDYAKWVQCLLDEALPFPKEVHKDIKSPRMLISTQPDGSSDIVTYGLGWSRTLFKGHVIYTHGGGVHAFGAQVYWLPDISYGVVAFANTAITSNAVEEILAWKLIQDRLEIPENERFDVKSKYQKTMKELGPTADESVDILYPERPNPPLPPTVNITELQGIYYDPGYGQITLREEPHPDRSDEKILVADRQEMTWKYQMRLHHVSGDYWIIYLPFLENPGYMVEFVAGEFKIGNNGKAVGLQVDWVSRFDDVVEGNVLFKRVD